The Halichoerus grypus chromosome 9, mHalGry1.hap1.1, whole genome shotgun sequence genome has a window encoding:
- the LOC118553450 gene encoding olfactory receptor 2W1: protein MDQNNYTSLHGFVLLGFSGHPKLEMVLSGVVTIFYFITWVGNTAVILASLLDPHLHTPMYFFLRNLSFLDLCFTTSIIPQMLVNLWGPDKTISYVGCVTQLYVYMWLGSTECLLLAVMSYDRFIAICKPLHYLVIMNPHLRLKMAITVWSISLANSVVLCTLTLNLPRCGNNLLDHFLCELPAMVKIACIDTTTVEMSVFALGIVIVLTPLSLILISYGYIAKAVLRIKSKAGQHKAINTCGSHLTVVSIFYGTVIYMYLQPGNSASQDQGKFLTLFYTIITPSLNPLIYTLRNKDMKTSLRKLVRVDHESTKLKRNQVS from the coding sequence ATGGACCAAAACAATTACACTTCTCTACACGGTTTTGTTCTGCTTGGTTTCTCTGGCCATCCCAAACTGGAGATGGTCCTATCAGGAGTTGTCACTATCTTCTACTTCATTACATGGGTGGGTAATACAGCCGTCATCCTTGCATCTCTCCTGGATCCCCATCTGCACACGCCAATGTATTTTTTCCTCAGGAATTTATCTTTCCTGGACCTATGCTTCACGACTAGCATCATCCCTCAAATGCTGGTTAACTTGTGGGGACCTGACAAGACCATCAGCTATGTGGGCTGTGTCACTCAACTCTACGTTTATATGTGGTTGGGGTCCACTGAGTGCCTCCTCCTTGCTGTTATGTCCTATGATCGTTTCATAGCTATCTGTAAGCCCTTGCATTATTTGGTAATCATGAACCCGCATCTCCGTCTCAAGATGGCAATCACAGTCTGGAGCATTAGTTTGGCCAATTCTGTAGTATTATGTACACTCACCCTGAATTTGCCTCGATGTGGAAACAACCTTCTGGACCATTTCTTGTGTGAGTTGCCAGCTATGGTCAAAATAGCTTGTATAGACACCACAACAGTTGaaatgtctgtttttgctttaggCATTGTCATTGTCCTTACACCCCTCAGCCTTATTCTTATATCCTATGGCTACATCGCCAAAGCTGTGCTGAGAATAAAgtcaaaagcaggccaacacaaAGCAATTAATACCTGTGGATCTCATCTCACTGTTGTGTCCATCTTCTATGGAACTGTTATCTACATGTACCTACAACCAGGCAACAGTGCTTCCCAAGACCAGGGCAAGTTCCTCACCCTCTTTTACACAATCATCACTCCAAGTCTCAACCCTCTTATTTATACCCTACGGAATAAGGACATGAAGACTTCACTGAGGAAACTGGTGAGAGTTGACCATGAATCTACAAAATTGAAGAGGAACCAGGTGTCATAG